The Corvus cornix cornix isolate S_Up_H32 chromosome 26, ASM73873v5, whole genome shotgun sequence genome includes a region encoding these proteins:
- the TMEM183A gene encoding transmembrane protein 183A isoform X1, with protein MAPRGRPAAAATMPRRGARKRLKFRADDVCSERVTVADYANSDPAVVKSGRVKKAVANAVQQEVKSLCGLEASCVPTEEVLSVSGESCDSSDEMDTKESINGRAASRKKKSKRHKEDAEAGGGEEYPIDIWLLLASYIRPEDIVRFSLICKKAWTVTCTAAFWTRLYRRHYSLDAYLPLRLRPESMEKLHCLRACVIRSLFHMYEPFAARLSRNPAIPDSTPSTLKNSRCLLFWCKKIVGNRQEAMWEFNFKFKKQSPRFKSKCCKGLQPPIQYEEVHTNPDQDCCLLQITTFNFIFVPIVMGMTFTLFSISVSTDMRHHRVRLVFQDTPVRNGKKPRVEQGVQVVLDPVHSVRLLDWWHPQYPFSPKA; from the exons ATGGCCCcgcgcggccgccccgccgccgccgccaccatGCCCCGCAGGGGCGCCCGCAAACGCCTCAAGTTTCGCGCCGACGATGTGTGCTCCGAGCGGG TGACGGTGGCAGATTATGCTAACTCAGACCCAGCTGTCGTGAAGTCTGGACGGGTGAAGAAAGCTGTGGCCAATGCAGTGCAGCAGGAAG TAAAATCCCTGTGTGGTTTGGAAGCTTCCTGTGTCCCTACTGAGGAAGTTCTCTCTGTGTCAGGAGAGTCCTGTGACAGCAGTGATGAGATGGATACCAAGGAGAGCATCAACGGGAGGGCTGCCTCgaggaaaaagaagagcaaaaggcACAAAG AAGACGCCGAAgcgggaggaggagaggaataTCCCATCGACatctggctgctcctggcttcCTACATCCGCCCTGAGGACATCGTCCGGTTCTCTCTGATCTGCAAGAAAGCCTGGACTGTCACTTGCACTGCTGCCTTTTGGACCAGGCTCTACAGAAG GCACTACAGCCTGGACGCGTACCTGCCCCTGCGCCTGCGCCCGGAGTCCATGGAGAAGCTGCACTGCCTGCGCGCCTGCGTCATCCGCTCCCTGTTCCACATGTACGAGCCCTTCGCCGCCCGCCTCTCCAGGAACCCCGCCATCCCAGACAGTACTCccagcactttaaaaaattccagA TGTCTGCTTTTCTGGTGCAAAAAGATTGTAGGGAACAGACAAGAAGCAATGTGGGAATTCAACTTCAAGTTCAAAAAGCAG TCTCCCAGATTTAAAAGCAAGTGTTGCAAAGGTCTCCAGCCCCCAATCCAGTATGAGGAAGTGCACACAAACCCAGATCAGGattgctgcctgctgcagatCACCACCTTCAACTTCATCTTTGTGCCAATTGTCATGGGCATGACCTTCACCTTG TTCTCCATCTCGGTGAGCACGGACATGCGGCACCACCGCGTGCGCCTGGTGTTCCAGGACACGCCTGTGCGCAACGGGAAGAAGCCGCGCGTGGAGCAGGGGGTGCAGGTGGTGCTGGATCCTGTGCACAGTGTCAGGCTCCTGGATTGGTGGCACCCACAGTACCCCTTCTCCCCAAAGGCTTAG
- the TMEM183A gene encoding transmembrane protein 183A isoform X2, with the protein MAPRGRPAAAATMPRRGARKRLKFRADDVCSERVTVADYANSDPAVVKSGRVKKAVANAVQQEVKSLCGLEASCVPTEEVLSVSGESCDSSDEMDTKESINGRAASRKKKSKRHKDAEAGGGEEYPIDIWLLLASYIRPEDIVRFSLICKKAWTVTCTAAFWTRLYRRHYSLDAYLPLRLRPESMEKLHCLRACVIRSLFHMYEPFAARLSRNPAIPDSTPSTLKNSRCLLFWCKKIVGNRQEAMWEFNFKFKKQSPRFKSKCCKGLQPPIQYEEVHTNPDQDCCLLQITTFNFIFVPIVMGMTFTLFSISVSTDMRHHRVRLVFQDTPVRNGKKPRVEQGVQVVLDPVHSVRLLDWWHPQYPFSPKA; encoded by the exons ATGGCCCcgcgcggccgccccgccgccgccgccaccatGCCCCGCAGGGGCGCCCGCAAACGCCTCAAGTTTCGCGCCGACGATGTGTGCTCCGAGCGGG TGACGGTGGCAGATTATGCTAACTCAGACCCAGCTGTCGTGAAGTCTGGACGGGTGAAGAAAGCTGTGGCCAATGCAGTGCAGCAGGAAG TAAAATCCCTGTGTGGTTTGGAAGCTTCCTGTGTCCCTACTGAGGAAGTTCTCTCTGTGTCAGGAGAGTCCTGTGACAGCAGTGATGAGATGGATACCAAGGAGAGCATCAACGGGAGGGCTGCCTCgaggaaaaagaagagcaaaaggcACAAAG ACGCCGAAgcgggaggaggagaggaataTCCCATCGACatctggctgctcctggcttcCTACATCCGCCCTGAGGACATCGTCCGGTTCTCTCTGATCTGCAAGAAAGCCTGGACTGTCACTTGCACTGCTGCCTTTTGGACCAGGCTCTACAGAAG GCACTACAGCCTGGACGCGTACCTGCCCCTGCGCCTGCGCCCGGAGTCCATGGAGAAGCTGCACTGCCTGCGCGCCTGCGTCATCCGCTCCCTGTTCCACATGTACGAGCCCTTCGCCGCCCGCCTCTCCAGGAACCCCGCCATCCCAGACAGTACTCccagcactttaaaaaattccagA TGTCTGCTTTTCTGGTGCAAAAAGATTGTAGGGAACAGACAAGAAGCAATGTGGGAATTCAACTTCAAGTTCAAAAAGCAG TCTCCCAGATTTAAAAGCAAGTGTTGCAAAGGTCTCCAGCCCCCAATCCAGTATGAGGAAGTGCACACAAACCCAGATCAGGattgctgcctgctgcagatCACCACCTTCAACTTCATCTTTGTGCCAATTGTCATGGGCATGACCTTCACCTTG TTCTCCATCTCGGTGAGCACGGACATGCGGCACCACCGCGTGCGCCTGGTGTTCCAGGACACGCCTGTGCGCAACGGGAAGAAGCCGCGCGTGGAGCAGGGGGTGCAGGTGGTGCTGGATCCTGTGCACAGTGTCAGGCTCCTGGATTGGTGGCACCCACAGTACCCCTTCTCCCCAAAGGCTTAG